In Neofelis nebulosa isolate mNeoNeb1 chromosome 7, mNeoNeb1.pri, whole genome shotgun sequence, the following proteins share a genomic window:
- the NKX2-1 gene encoding homeobox protein Nkx-2.1 isoform X4 — protein MSMSPKHTTPFSVSDILSPLEESYKKVGMEGGGLGAPLAAYRQGQAAPPAAAMQQHAVGHHGAVTAAYHMTAAGVPQLSHSAVGGYCNGNLGNMSELPPYQDTMRNSASGPGWYGANPDPRFPAITRFMGPASGMNMSGMGGLGSLGDVSKNMAPLPSAPRRKRRVLFSQAQVYELERRFKQQKYLSAPEREHLASMIHLTPTQVKIWFQNHRYKMKRQAKDKAAQQQLQQDSGGGGGGAGCPQQQQAQQQSPRRVAVPVLVKDGKPCQAGAPAPGAGSLQGHAQQQAQQQAQAAQAAAAAISVGSGGPGLGAHPGHQPGSAGQSPDLAHHAASPAALQGQVSSLSHLNSSGSDYGTMSCSTLLYGRTW, from the exons ATGTCGATGAGTCCAAAGCACACGACTCCGTTCTCAGTGTCTGACATCTTGAGTCCCCTGGAGGAAAGCTACAAGAAAGTGGGCATGGAGGGCGGCGGCCTCGGGGCTCCGCTGGCGGCTTACAGGCAGGGCCAGGCGGCTCCGCCGGCCGCGGCCATGCAGCAGCACGCCGTGGGGCACCACGGCGCCGTCACCGCCGCCTACCACATGACGGCGGCAGGGGTGCCCCAGCTCTCGCACTCCGCCGTGGGGGGCTACTGCAACGGCAACCTGGGCAACATGAGTGAGCTGCCGCCGTACCAGGACACCATGCGGAACAGCGCCTCGGGCCCCGGATGGTACGGCGCCAACCCAGACCCGCGCTTCCCCGCCA TCACCCGCTTCATGGGCCCGGCGAGCGGCATGAACATGAGCGGCATGGGCGGCCTGGGCTCGCTGGGGGACGTGAGCAAGAACATGGCCCCGCTGCCAAGCGCACCACGCCGGAAGCGCCGGGTGCTCTTCTCCCAGGCTCAGGTGTACGAGCTGGAGCGACGCTTCAAGCAACAGAAGTACCTGTCGGCGCCCGAGCGGGAGCACCTGGCCAGCATGATCCACCTGACACCCACGCAGGTCAAGATCTGGTTCCAGAACCACCGCTACAAGATGAAGCGCCAAGCCAAGGACAAGGCTGCACAGCAGCAACTACAGCAGgacagcggcggcggcggcgggggcgccgGGTGCCCGCAGCAGCAGCAAGCGCAGCAGCAGTCGCCGCGCCGCGTGGCAGTGCCGGTCCTGGTGAAAGACGGCAAACCCTGCCAGGCAGGCGCCCCGGCGCCTGGTGCCGGCAGCCTTCAAGGCCACGCGCAACAGCAGGCGCAGCAGCAGGCGCAGGCTGCTCAGGCGGCCGCGGCGGCTATCTCAGTGGGCAGCGGTGGCCCTGGCCTGGGTGCACACCCGGGCCACCAGCCGGGCAGCGCAGGCCAGTCTCCGGACCTGGCACACCACGCCGCCAGCCCCGCGGCGCTTCAGGGCCAGGTCTCCAGCCTGTCCCACCTGAACTCCTCGGGCTCGGACTATGGCACCATGTCTTGCTCCACCTTGCTATATGGTCGGACCTGGTGA
- the NKX2-1 gene encoding homeobox protein Nkx-2.1 isoform X3: MGEGRGHQVCSSRRRIMSMSPKHTTPFSVSDILSPLEESYKKVGMEGGGLGAPLAAYRQGQAAPPAAAMQQHAVGHHGAVTAAYHMTAAGVPQLSHSAVGGYCNGNLGNMSELPPYQDTMRNSASGPGWYGANPDPRFPAITRFMGPASGMNMSGMGGLGSLGDVSKNMAPLPSAPRRKRRVLFSQAQVYELERRFKQQKYLSAPEREHLASMIHLTPTQVKIWFQNHRYKMKRQAKDKAAQQQLQQDSGGGGGGAGCPQQQQAQQQSPRRVAVPVLVKDGKPCQAGAPAPGAGSLQGHAQQQAQQQAQAAQAAAAAISVGSGGPGLGAHPGHQPGSAGQSPDLAHHAASPAALQGQVSSLSHLNSSGSDYGTMSCSTLLYGRTW, encoded by the exons ATGGGCGAGGGTCGGGGACACCAGGTTTGTTCGAG ccgCCGCCGAATCATGTCGATGAGTCCAAAGCACACGACTCCGTTCTCAGTGTCTGACATCTTGAGTCCCCTGGAGGAAAGCTACAAGAAAGTGGGCATGGAGGGCGGCGGCCTCGGGGCTCCGCTGGCGGCTTACAGGCAGGGCCAGGCGGCTCCGCCGGCCGCGGCCATGCAGCAGCACGCCGTGGGGCACCACGGCGCCGTCACCGCCGCCTACCACATGACGGCGGCAGGGGTGCCCCAGCTCTCGCACTCCGCCGTGGGGGGCTACTGCAACGGCAACCTGGGCAACATGAGTGAGCTGCCGCCGTACCAGGACACCATGCGGAACAGCGCCTCGGGCCCCGGATGGTACGGCGCCAACCCAGACCCGCGCTTCCCCGCCA TCACCCGCTTCATGGGCCCGGCGAGCGGCATGAACATGAGCGGCATGGGCGGCCTGGGCTCGCTGGGGGACGTGAGCAAGAACATGGCCCCGCTGCCAAGCGCACCACGCCGGAAGCGCCGGGTGCTCTTCTCCCAGGCTCAGGTGTACGAGCTGGAGCGACGCTTCAAGCAACAGAAGTACCTGTCGGCGCCCGAGCGGGAGCACCTGGCCAGCATGATCCACCTGACACCCACGCAGGTCAAGATCTGGTTCCAGAACCACCGCTACAAGATGAAGCGCCAAGCCAAGGACAAGGCTGCACAGCAGCAACTACAGCAGgacagcggcggcggcggcgggggcgccgGGTGCCCGCAGCAGCAGCAAGCGCAGCAGCAGTCGCCGCGCCGCGTGGCAGTGCCGGTCCTGGTGAAAGACGGCAAACCCTGCCAGGCAGGCGCCCCGGCGCCTGGTGCCGGCAGCCTTCAAGGCCACGCGCAACAGCAGGCGCAGCAGCAGGCGCAGGCTGCTCAGGCGGCCGCGGCGGCTATCTCAGTGGGCAGCGGTGGCCCTGGCCTGGGTGCACACCCGGGCCACCAGCCGGGCAGCGCAGGCCAGTCTCCGGACCTGGCACACCACGCCGCCAGCCCCGCGGCGCTTCAGGGCCAGGTCTCCAGCCTGTCCCACCTGAACTCCTCGGGCTCGGACTATGGCACCATGTCTTGCTCCACCTTGCTATATGGTCGGACCTGGTGA
- the NKX2-1 gene encoding homeobox protein Nkx-2.1 isoform X2, whose amino-acid sequence MSSESQLQPQNPACPGDGRGSGTPGGKGAGSRGVPLTAAEEADRRTDTQNNSAAPGRRRIMSMSPKHTTPFSVSDILSPLEESYKKVGMEGGGLGAPLAAYRQGQAAPPAAAMQQHAVGHHGAVTAAYHMTAAGVPQLSHSAVGGYCNGNLGNMSELPPYQDTMRNSASGPGWYGANPDPRFPAITRFMGPASGMNMSGMGGLGSLGDVSKNMAPLPSAPRRKRRVLFSQAQVYELERRFKQQKYLSAPEREHLASMIHLTPTQVKIWFQNHRYKMKRQAKDKAAQQQLQQDSGGGGGGAGCPQQQQAQQQSPRRVAVPVLVKDGKPCQAGAPAPGAGSLQGHAQQQAQQQAQAAQAAAAAISVGSGGPGLGAHPGHQPGSAGQSPDLAHHAASPAALQGQVSSLSHLNSSGSDYGTMSCSTLLYGRTW is encoded by the exons ATGTCCTCGGAAAGTCAGCTCCAGCCCCAGAACCCCGCGTGTCCGGGCGATGGGCGAGGGTCGGGGACACCAG GGGGAaagggggcggggagcagaggtGTCCCTCTGACGGCGGCAGAAGAggcagacagacggacagacacgCAGAACAACAGTGCGGCCCCAGG ccgCCGCCGAATCATGTCGATGAGTCCAAAGCACACGACTCCGTTCTCAGTGTCTGACATCTTGAGTCCCCTGGAGGAAAGCTACAAGAAAGTGGGCATGGAGGGCGGCGGCCTCGGGGCTCCGCTGGCGGCTTACAGGCAGGGCCAGGCGGCTCCGCCGGCCGCGGCCATGCAGCAGCACGCCGTGGGGCACCACGGCGCCGTCACCGCCGCCTACCACATGACGGCGGCAGGGGTGCCCCAGCTCTCGCACTCCGCCGTGGGGGGCTACTGCAACGGCAACCTGGGCAACATGAGTGAGCTGCCGCCGTACCAGGACACCATGCGGAACAGCGCCTCGGGCCCCGGATGGTACGGCGCCAACCCAGACCCGCGCTTCCCCGCCA TCACCCGCTTCATGGGCCCGGCGAGCGGCATGAACATGAGCGGCATGGGCGGCCTGGGCTCGCTGGGGGACGTGAGCAAGAACATGGCCCCGCTGCCAAGCGCACCACGCCGGAAGCGCCGGGTGCTCTTCTCCCAGGCTCAGGTGTACGAGCTGGAGCGACGCTTCAAGCAACAGAAGTACCTGTCGGCGCCCGAGCGGGAGCACCTGGCCAGCATGATCCACCTGACACCCACGCAGGTCAAGATCTGGTTCCAGAACCACCGCTACAAGATGAAGCGCCAAGCCAAGGACAAGGCTGCACAGCAGCAACTACAGCAGgacagcggcggcggcggcgggggcgccgGGTGCCCGCAGCAGCAGCAAGCGCAGCAGCAGTCGCCGCGCCGCGTGGCAGTGCCGGTCCTGGTGAAAGACGGCAAACCCTGCCAGGCAGGCGCCCCGGCGCCTGGTGCCGGCAGCCTTCAAGGCCACGCGCAACAGCAGGCGCAGCAGCAGGCGCAGGCTGCTCAGGCGGCCGCGGCGGCTATCTCAGTGGGCAGCGGTGGCCCTGGCCTGGGTGCACACCCGGGCCACCAGCCGGGCAGCGCAGGCCAGTCTCCGGACCTGGCACACCACGCCGCCAGCCCCGCGGCGCTTCAGGGCCAGGTCTCCAGCCTGTCCCACCTGAACTCCTCGGGCTCGGACTATGGCACCATGTCTTGCTCCACCTTGCTATATGGTCGGACCTGGTGA
- the NKX2-1 gene encoding homeobox protein Nkx-2.1 isoform X1: MSSESQLQPQNPACPGDGRGSGTPGGKGAGSRGVPLTAAEEADRRTDTQNNSAAPGFVPRLASSFGGDWGSAPRSPMWSGGSGKARGWEAAAGGRSSPSRLSRRRIMSMSPKHTTPFSVSDILSPLEESYKKVGMEGGGLGAPLAAYRQGQAAPPAAAMQQHAVGHHGAVTAAYHMTAAGVPQLSHSAVGGYCNGNLGNMSELPPYQDTMRNSASGPGWYGANPDPRFPAITRFMGPASGMNMSGMGGLGSLGDVSKNMAPLPSAPRRKRRVLFSQAQVYELERRFKQQKYLSAPEREHLASMIHLTPTQVKIWFQNHRYKMKRQAKDKAAQQQLQQDSGGGGGGAGCPQQQQAQQQSPRRVAVPVLVKDGKPCQAGAPAPGAGSLQGHAQQQAQQQAQAAQAAAAAISVGSGGPGLGAHPGHQPGSAGQSPDLAHHAASPAALQGQVSSLSHLNSSGSDYGTMSCSTLLYGRTW, from the exons ATGTCCTCGGAAAGTCAGCTCCAGCCCCAGAACCCCGCGTGTCCGGGCGATGGGCGAGGGTCGGGGACACCAG GGGGAaagggggcggggagcagaggtGTCCCTCTGACGGCGGCAGAAGAggcagacagacggacagacacgCAGAACAACAGTGCGGCCCCAGGGTTCGTCCCCAGACTCGCGAGCTCGTTTGGTGGTGACTGGGGCTCAGCGCCGCGAAGCCCGATGTGGTCCGGAGGCAGTGGGAAGGCGCGGGGCTGGGAGGCCGCGGCGGGAGGGAGGAGCAGCCCCAGCAGGCTCAG ccgCCGCCGAATCATGTCGATGAGTCCAAAGCACACGACTCCGTTCTCAGTGTCTGACATCTTGAGTCCCCTGGAGGAAAGCTACAAGAAAGTGGGCATGGAGGGCGGCGGCCTCGGGGCTCCGCTGGCGGCTTACAGGCAGGGCCAGGCGGCTCCGCCGGCCGCGGCCATGCAGCAGCACGCCGTGGGGCACCACGGCGCCGTCACCGCCGCCTACCACATGACGGCGGCAGGGGTGCCCCAGCTCTCGCACTCCGCCGTGGGGGGCTACTGCAACGGCAACCTGGGCAACATGAGTGAGCTGCCGCCGTACCAGGACACCATGCGGAACAGCGCCTCGGGCCCCGGATGGTACGGCGCCAACCCAGACCCGCGCTTCCCCGCCA TCACCCGCTTCATGGGCCCGGCGAGCGGCATGAACATGAGCGGCATGGGCGGCCTGGGCTCGCTGGGGGACGTGAGCAAGAACATGGCCCCGCTGCCAAGCGCACCACGCCGGAAGCGCCGGGTGCTCTTCTCCCAGGCTCAGGTGTACGAGCTGGAGCGACGCTTCAAGCAACAGAAGTACCTGTCGGCGCCCGAGCGGGAGCACCTGGCCAGCATGATCCACCTGACACCCACGCAGGTCAAGATCTGGTTCCAGAACCACCGCTACAAGATGAAGCGCCAAGCCAAGGACAAGGCTGCACAGCAGCAACTACAGCAGgacagcggcggcggcggcgggggcgccgGGTGCCCGCAGCAGCAGCAAGCGCAGCAGCAGTCGCCGCGCCGCGTGGCAGTGCCGGTCCTGGTGAAAGACGGCAAACCCTGCCAGGCAGGCGCCCCGGCGCCTGGTGCCGGCAGCCTTCAAGGCCACGCGCAACAGCAGGCGCAGCAGCAGGCGCAGGCTGCTCAGGCGGCCGCGGCGGCTATCTCAGTGGGCAGCGGTGGCCCTGGCCTGGGTGCACACCCGGGCCACCAGCCGGGCAGCGCAGGCCAGTCTCCGGACCTGGCACACCACGCCGCCAGCCCCGCGGCGCTTCAGGGCCAGGTCTCCAGCCTGTCCCACCTGAACTCCTCGGGCTCGGACTATGGCACCATGTCTTGCTCCACCTTGCTATATGGTCGGACCTGGTGA